One window from the genome of Bdellovibrionales bacterium encodes:
- a CDS encoding nitroreductase family protein has translation MADSVFDKPLETTYSEPAIDCDFEAFSQVVESRRSVRVFTDEKIPDAIVEKCLDLALLAPNSSNLQPWDFYWVKSADKLEKLKEYCLNQPAAKTAPTLIVCVARPDNWQRGQKINIDFFASQEKVPSSVKSYYHKLVPFVYGNGPLNILAPLKTLAVAVLGLFRVMPRGPFGKSGNLLWATKTVSLACENLMLAFRAAGYDTCPMEGFDEVRVKKLLKLPRGVGITMVISAGKRAPNGVYGQRIRGTKELFVKTI, from the coding sequence ATGGCCGACAGTGTATTCGATAAGCCCTTAGAAACCACTTACTCTGAGCCTGCAATCGACTGTGACTTTGAGGCCTTTTCTCAAGTAGTCGAGAGTCGCCGCTCCGTCCGCGTCTTTACCGACGAAAAAATCCCCGATGCTATTGTGGAAAAGTGTCTGGATTTGGCGTTACTAGCTCCCAACTCTTCGAACTTGCAGCCCTGGGATTTCTACTGGGTGAAGTCCGCCGATAAACTTGAAAAACTCAAAGAGTATTGCCTCAACCAGCCCGCGGCAAAGACCGCTCCGACGCTGATCGTGTGTGTGGCTCGTCCCGATAACTGGCAACGGGGGCAAAAGATCAACATCGACTTCTTTGCGAGCCAAGAAAAAGTTCCGTCGAGTGTAAAGAGCTACTATCACAAGCTCGTACCTTTCGTTTATGGCAATGGGCCGCTGAATATTTTGGCTCCGCTGAAAACATTGGCTGTTGCCGTGCTCGGTCTTTTCCGAGTGATGCCCCGTGGGCCCTTTGGCAAAAGTGGAAATCTTTTGTGGGCAACAAAAACGGTTTCTCTTGCTTGTGAAAATCTCATGCTCGCCTTCCGCGCCGCGGGTTATGACACTTGTCCGATGGAGGGTTTTGACGAAGTCCGAGTTAAAAAGCTTTTAAAACTTCCTCGAGGAGTCGGTATCACAATGGTTATCAGCGCGGGAAAGCGCGCCCCTAATGGAGTCTACGGACAACGCATCCGCGGGACTAAAGAGCTGTTTGTGAAAACCATTTAG
- the dusB gene encoding tRNA dihydrouridine synthase DusB: protein MHPLEALKQNPFVLAPMAGITDHAFRTFMKKRGASVVVTELVSATGIEYKSERTLKLMSFDPTQRPIGIQLFGEDPETIAKGAQVAEEMGADFVDLNFGCPVPKVVKKGAGSGMLRDLPLLEKVLRSTVNAVKIPVTIKIRTGWDANSLNAHDVCNIAYNEGITWVAIHGRTRAQSYSGWADWDYIADVKSKAKLPILGNGDILTPKQAVQRVKESGCDGVLIGRGCLKNPHIFMDALSLWKGEEMSQEFSRDYLGLFLDLREAIVAHCDEHITGIQLRKFAAWFSTGYPGASQFRKNLFQTKSHDELMDLATEFFKSIGTIEQEDTSHEEFLMGGHG, encoded by the coding sequence ATGCATCCACTTGAAGCCTTAAAGCAGAATCCTTTTGTGCTAGCACCGATGGCGGGTATTACCGACCACGCTTTCCGCACGTTCATGAAAAAACGTGGGGCGAGTGTCGTTGTCACAGAACTCGTGAGCGCGACGGGCATTGAATACAAAAGCGAACGCACTCTCAAGCTGATGAGCTTTGATCCAACACAAAGACCGATTGGCATTCAACTCTTCGGTGAAGATCCTGAGACTATCGCAAAAGGCGCGCAAGTCGCTGAAGAGATGGGTGCGGACTTCGTCGACCTCAACTTCGGTTGTCCTGTGCCTAAAGTCGTTAAAAAGGGCGCGGGTTCTGGGATGCTTCGTGATTTGCCTCTGTTGGAGAAAGTTCTTCGCTCAACAGTGAATGCAGTGAAGATTCCAGTGACGATCAAGATCAGAACGGGTTGGGATGCGAATTCTTTGAATGCGCATGATGTCTGCAATATCGCATACAACGAGGGTATTACTTGGGTTGCGATTCACGGTCGCACGCGCGCTCAATCTTATTCTGGTTGGGCTGATTGGGATTACATCGCAGATGTAAAATCAAAAGCGAAGTTACCGATTTTAGGCAACGGAGATATTCTCACTCCTAAACAAGCGGTTCAACGTGTGAAAGAATCGGGCTGTGATGGCGTATTGATCGGCCGCGGCTGCTTAAAAAATCCACACATTTTTATGGATGCCTTAAGCCTGTGGAAAGGCGAAGAGATGTCTCAAGAGTTCTCTCGAGACTATTTGGGCCTTTTCCTAGACCTGAGAGAGGCTATCGTGGCGCATTGTGATGAGCATATCACCGGAATTCAGCTGCGAAAGTTTGCAGCTTGGTTCTCGACAGGGTATCCTGGCGCTTCCCAATTTCGAAAAAACTTATTCCAAACAAAATCTCATGATGAACTCATGGATCTAGCGACGGAATTTTTTAAAAGCATTGGTACAATTGAACAAGAAGATACGAGCCATGAGGAATTCCTTATGGGCGGACACGGATAA